A single genomic interval of Bos javanicus breed banteng chromosome 26, ARS-OSU_banteng_1.0, whole genome shotgun sequence harbors:
- the ZDHHC16 gene encoding palmitoyltransferase ZDHHC16 isoform X5 translates to MLRAKSGFHTIGVQVKGGAMRGQWSLLLGPARLCLRLLLLLGYRRRCPPLLRGLVQRWRYGKVCLRSLLYNSFGGSDTAVDAAFEPIYWLVDNVIRWCGVVFVVLVIVLTSSIVAIAYLCVLPLILQTYSVPRLCWHFFYSHWNLILIVFHYYQAITTPPGYPPQGRNDMTTVSICKKCINPKPARTHHCSICNSYGSWDLFREAYAAIETYHQTPPPTFSFRERVTHKSLVYLWFLCSSVALALGALTIWHAVLISRGETSIERHINKKERQRLQAKGRVFRNHYNYGCLDNWKVFLGVDTGRHWLTRVLLPSSHLPHGNGMSWDPPPWVTAHSASVMAV, encoded by the exons ATGCTTCGAGCCAAATCAGGATTCCACACAATAGGAGTCCAAGTCAAAGGAG GAGCCATGCGGGGCCAGTGGAGCCTACTGCTGGGCCCTGCCCGCCTTTGCCTGCGCCTGCTTCTGCTCCTGGGCTACAGGCGCCGCTGCCCACCTCTGCTCCGCGGCCTGGTGCAGCGCTGGCGCTACGGCAAGGTCTGCCTGCGCTCCCTGCTCTACAACTCCTTCGGGGGCAGTGACACCGCCGTGGACGCTGCCTTTGAGCCTATCTACTGGCTGGTGGACAACGTGATCCGCTGGTGTGGGGTG GTGTTCGTGGTGCTGGTGATCGTGCTGACCAGCTCCATCGTGGCCATCGCCTACCTGTGTGTCCTGCCCCTCATCCTCCAAACCTACTCCGTGCCCCGGCTCTGCTGGCATTTCTTCTATAGTCACTGGAATCTGATTCTCATCGTCTTCCATTACTACCAGGCTATCACCACCCCACCTGGATACCCACCCCAG GGCAGGAATGATATGACAACAGTCTCCATCTGTAAGAAGTGCATTAACCCCAAGCCAGCCCGAACACACCACTGCAGCATCTGCAATAG CTATGGAAGCTGGGACCTTTTCCGGGAGGCTTATGCTGCCATCGAG ACTTACCATCAGACCCCAccacccaccttctccttccgAGAAAGAGTGACTCACAAGAGTCTTGTCTACCTCTGGTTCCTGTGCAG ttctGTGGCACTTGCCCTGGGTGCCCTAACCATATGGCACGCTGTGCTTATCAGTCGAGGTGAGACTAGCATCGAAAGGCACATCAACAAGAAGGAGCGCCAGCGGCTGCAGGCCAAGGGCAGA GTTTTTAGGAATCATTACAACTATGGCTGCTTGGACAACTGGAAGGTATTCCTGGGTGTGGACACAGGAAG GCACTGGCTTACTCGGGTGTTGTTACCTTCCAGTCACTTGCCCCATGGGAACGGAATGAGCTGGGATCCCCCGCCCTGGGTGACTGCTCACTCAGCCTCTGTGATGGCAGTGTGA
- the ZDHHC16 gene encoding palmitoyltransferase ZDHHC16 isoform X1: MLRAKSGFHTIGVQVKGGAMRGQWSLLLGPARLCLRLLLLLGYRRRCPPLLRGLVQRWRYGKVCLRSLLYNSFGGSDTAVDAAFEPIYWLVDNVIRWCGVVFVVLVIVLTSSIVAIAYLCVLPLILQTYSVPRLCWHFFYSHWNLILIVFHYYQAITTPPGYPPQGRNDMTTVSICKKCINPKPARTHHCSICNRCVLKMDHHCPWLNNCVGHYNHRYFFSFCFFMTLGCVYCSYGSWDLFREAYAAIEKMKQLDKNKLQAVANQTYHQTPPPTFSFRERVTHKSLVYLWFLCSSVALALGALTIWHAVLISRGETSIERHINKKERQRLQAKGRVFRNHYNYGCLDNWKVFLGVDTGRHWLTRVLLPSSHLPHGNGMSWDPPPWVTAHSASVMAV; the protein is encoded by the exons ATGCTTCGAGCCAAATCAGGATTCCACACAATAGGAGTCCAAGTCAAAGGAG GAGCCATGCGGGGCCAGTGGAGCCTACTGCTGGGCCCTGCCCGCCTTTGCCTGCGCCTGCTTCTGCTCCTGGGCTACAGGCGCCGCTGCCCACCTCTGCTCCGCGGCCTGGTGCAGCGCTGGCGCTACGGCAAGGTCTGCCTGCGCTCCCTGCTCTACAACTCCTTCGGGGGCAGTGACACCGCCGTGGACGCTGCCTTTGAGCCTATCTACTGGCTGGTGGACAACGTGATCCGCTGGTGTGGGGTG GTGTTCGTGGTGCTGGTGATCGTGCTGACCAGCTCCATCGTGGCCATCGCCTACCTGTGTGTCCTGCCCCTCATCCTCCAAACCTACTCCGTGCCCCGGCTCTGCTGGCATTTCTTCTATAGTCACTGGAATCTGATTCTCATCGTCTTCCATTACTACCAGGCTATCACCACCCCACCTGGATACCCACCCCAG GGCAGGAATGATATGACAACAGTCTCCATCTGTAAGAAGTGCATTAACCCCAAGCCAGCCCGAACACACCACTGCAGCATCTGCAATAG GTGTGTGCTGAAGATGGATCATCACTGCC CCTGGCTAAACAACTGTGTGGGCCACTATAACCATCGgtacttcttctctttctgctttttcatgacCCTGGGCTGTGTCTACTGCAGCTATGGAAGCTGGGACCTTTTCCGGGAGGCTTATGCTGCCATCGAG AAAATGAAACAGCTCGACAAGAACAAACTACAGGCGGTTGCCAACCAG ACTTACCATCAGACCCCAccacccaccttctccttccgAGAAAGAGTGACTCACAAGAGTCTTGTCTACCTCTGGTTCCTGTGCAG ttctGTGGCACTTGCCCTGGGTGCCCTAACCATATGGCACGCTGTGCTTATCAGTCGAGGTGAGACTAGCATCGAAAGGCACATCAACAAGAAGGAGCGCCAGCGGCTGCAGGCCAAGGGCAGA GTTTTTAGGAATCATTACAACTATGGCTGCTTGGACAACTGGAAGGTATTCCTGGGTGTGGACACAGGAAG GCACTGGCTTACTCGGGTGTTGTTACCTTCCAGTCACTTGCCCCATGGGAACGGAATGAGCTGGGATCCCCCGCCCTGGGTGACTGCTCACTCAGCCTCTGTGATGGCAGTGTGA
- the ZDHHC16 gene encoding palmitoyltransferase ZDHHC16 isoform X3: MRGQWSLLLGPARLCLRLLLLLGYRRRCPPLLRGLVQRWRYGKVCLRSLLYNSFGGSDTAVDAAFEPIYWLVDNVIRWCGVVFVVLVIVLTSSIVAIAYLCVLPLILQTYSVPRLCWHFFYSHWNLILIVFHYYQAITTPPGYPPQGRNDMTTVSICKKCINPKPARTHHCSICNRCVLKMDHHCPWLNNCVGHYNHRYFFSFCFFMTLGCVYCSYGSWDLFREAYAAIEKMKQLDKNKLQAVANQTYHQTPPPTFSFRERVTHKSLVYLWFLCSSVALALGALTIWHAVLISRGETSIERHINKKERQRLQAKGRVFRNHYNYGCLDNWKVFLGVDTGRHWLTRVLLPSSHLPHGNGMSWDPPPWVTAHSASVMAV; encoded by the exons ATGCGGGGCCAGTGGAGCCTACTGCTGGGCCCTGCCCGCCTTTGCCTGCGCCTGCTTCTGCTCCTGGGCTACAGGCGCCGCTGCCCACCTCTGCTCCGCGGCCTGGTGCAGCGCTGGCGCTACGGCAAGGTCTGCCTGCGCTCCCTGCTCTACAACTCCTTCGGGGGCAGTGACACCGCCGTGGACGCTGCCTTTGAGCCTATCTACTGGCTGGTGGACAACGTGATCCGCTGGTGTGGGGTG GTGTTCGTGGTGCTGGTGATCGTGCTGACCAGCTCCATCGTGGCCATCGCCTACCTGTGTGTCCTGCCCCTCATCCTCCAAACCTACTCCGTGCCCCGGCTCTGCTGGCATTTCTTCTATAGTCACTGGAATCTGATTCTCATCGTCTTCCATTACTACCAGGCTATCACCACCCCACCTGGATACCCACCCCAG GGCAGGAATGATATGACAACAGTCTCCATCTGTAAGAAGTGCATTAACCCCAAGCCAGCCCGAACACACCACTGCAGCATCTGCAATAG GTGTGTGCTGAAGATGGATCATCACTGCC CCTGGCTAAACAACTGTGTGGGCCACTATAACCATCGgtacttcttctctttctgctttttcatgacCCTGGGCTGTGTCTACTGCAGCTATGGAAGCTGGGACCTTTTCCGGGAGGCTTATGCTGCCATCGAG AAAATGAAACAGCTCGACAAGAACAAACTACAGGCGGTTGCCAACCAG ACTTACCATCAGACCCCAccacccaccttctccttccgAGAAAGAGTGACTCACAAGAGTCTTGTCTACCTCTGGTTCCTGTGCAG ttctGTGGCACTTGCCCTGGGTGCCCTAACCATATGGCACGCTGTGCTTATCAGTCGAGGTGAGACTAGCATCGAAAGGCACATCAACAAGAAGGAGCGCCAGCGGCTGCAGGCCAAGGGCAGA GTTTTTAGGAATCATTACAACTATGGCTGCTTGGACAACTGGAAGGTATTCCTGGGTGTGGACACAGGAAG GCACTGGCTTACTCGGGTGTTGTTACCTTCCAGTCACTTGCCCCATGGGAACGGAATGAGCTGGGATCCCCCGCCCTGGGTGACTGCTCACTCAGCCTCTGTGATGGCAGTGTGA
- the ZDHHC16 gene encoding palmitoyltransferase ZDHHC16 isoform X4, whose amino-acid sequence MLRAKSGFHTIGVQVKGGAMRGQWSLLLGPARLCLRLLLLLGYRRRCPPLLRGLVQRWRYGKVCLRSLLYNSFGGSDTAVDAAFEPIYWLVDNVIRWCGVVFVVLVIVLTSSIVAIAYLCVLPLILQTYSVPRLCWHFFYSHWNLILIVFHYYQAITTPPGYPPQGRNDMTTVSICKKCINPKPARTHHCSICNSYGSWDLFREAYAAIEKMKQLDKNKLQAVANQTYHQTPPPTFSFRERVTHKSLVYLWFLCSSVALALGALTIWHAVLISRGETSIERHINKKERQRLQAKGRVFRNHYNYGCLDNWKVFLGVDTGRHWLTRVLLPSSHLPHGNGMSWDPPPWVTAHSASVMAV is encoded by the exons ATGCTTCGAGCCAAATCAGGATTCCACACAATAGGAGTCCAAGTCAAAGGAG GAGCCATGCGGGGCCAGTGGAGCCTACTGCTGGGCCCTGCCCGCCTTTGCCTGCGCCTGCTTCTGCTCCTGGGCTACAGGCGCCGCTGCCCACCTCTGCTCCGCGGCCTGGTGCAGCGCTGGCGCTACGGCAAGGTCTGCCTGCGCTCCCTGCTCTACAACTCCTTCGGGGGCAGTGACACCGCCGTGGACGCTGCCTTTGAGCCTATCTACTGGCTGGTGGACAACGTGATCCGCTGGTGTGGGGTG GTGTTCGTGGTGCTGGTGATCGTGCTGACCAGCTCCATCGTGGCCATCGCCTACCTGTGTGTCCTGCCCCTCATCCTCCAAACCTACTCCGTGCCCCGGCTCTGCTGGCATTTCTTCTATAGTCACTGGAATCTGATTCTCATCGTCTTCCATTACTACCAGGCTATCACCACCCCACCTGGATACCCACCCCAG GGCAGGAATGATATGACAACAGTCTCCATCTGTAAGAAGTGCATTAACCCCAAGCCAGCCCGAACACACCACTGCAGCATCTGCAATAG CTATGGAAGCTGGGACCTTTTCCGGGAGGCTTATGCTGCCATCGAG AAAATGAAACAGCTCGACAAGAACAAACTACAGGCGGTTGCCAACCAG ACTTACCATCAGACCCCAccacccaccttctccttccgAGAAAGAGTGACTCACAAGAGTCTTGTCTACCTCTGGTTCCTGTGCAG ttctGTGGCACTTGCCCTGGGTGCCCTAACCATATGGCACGCTGTGCTTATCAGTCGAGGTGAGACTAGCATCGAAAGGCACATCAACAAGAAGGAGCGCCAGCGGCTGCAGGCCAAGGGCAGA GTTTTTAGGAATCATTACAACTATGGCTGCTTGGACAACTGGAAGGTATTCCTGGGTGTGGACACAGGAAG GCACTGGCTTACTCGGGTGTTGTTACCTTCCAGTCACTTGCCCCATGGGAACGGAATGAGCTGGGATCCCCCGCCCTGGGTGACTGCTCACTCAGCCTCTGTGATGGCAGTGTGA
- the ZDHHC16 gene encoding palmitoyltransferase ZDHHC16 isoform X2, translated as MLRAKSGFHTIGVQVKGGAMRGQWSLLLGPARLCLRLLLLLGYRRRCPPLLRGLVQRWRYGKVCLRSLLYNSFGGSDTAVDAAFEPIYWLVDNVIRWCGVVFVVLVIVLTSSIVAIAYLCVLPLILQTYSVPRLCWHFFYSHWNLILIVFHYYQAITTPPGYPPQGRNDMTTVSICKKCINPKPARTHHCSICNRCVLKMDHHCPWLNNCVGHYNHRYFFSFCFFMTLGCVYCSYGSWDLFREAYAAIETYHQTPPPTFSFRERVTHKSLVYLWFLCSSVALALGALTIWHAVLISRGETSIERHINKKERQRLQAKGRVFRNHYNYGCLDNWKVFLGVDTGRHWLTRVLLPSSHLPHGNGMSWDPPPWVTAHSASVMAV; from the exons ATGCTTCGAGCCAAATCAGGATTCCACACAATAGGAGTCCAAGTCAAAGGAG GAGCCATGCGGGGCCAGTGGAGCCTACTGCTGGGCCCTGCCCGCCTTTGCCTGCGCCTGCTTCTGCTCCTGGGCTACAGGCGCCGCTGCCCACCTCTGCTCCGCGGCCTGGTGCAGCGCTGGCGCTACGGCAAGGTCTGCCTGCGCTCCCTGCTCTACAACTCCTTCGGGGGCAGTGACACCGCCGTGGACGCTGCCTTTGAGCCTATCTACTGGCTGGTGGACAACGTGATCCGCTGGTGTGGGGTG GTGTTCGTGGTGCTGGTGATCGTGCTGACCAGCTCCATCGTGGCCATCGCCTACCTGTGTGTCCTGCCCCTCATCCTCCAAACCTACTCCGTGCCCCGGCTCTGCTGGCATTTCTTCTATAGTCACTGGAATCTGATTCTCATCGTCTTCCATTACTACCAGGCTATCACCACCCCACCTGGATACCCACCCCAG GGCAGGAATGATATGACAACAGTCTCCATCTGTAAGAAGTGCATTAACCCCAAGCCAGCCCGAACACACCACTGCAGCATCTGCAATAG GTGTGTGCTGAAGATGGATCATCACTGCC CCTGGCTAAACAACTGTGTGGGCCACTATAACCATCGgtacttcttctctttctgctttttcatgacCCTGGGCTGTGTCTACTGCAGCTATGGAAGCTGGGACCTTTTCCGGGAGGCTTATGCTGCCATCGAG ACTTACCATCAGACCCCAccacccaccttctccttccgAGAAAGAGTGACTCACAAGAGTCTTGTCTACCTCTGGTTCCTGTGCAG ttctGTGGCACTTGCCCTGGGTGCCCTAACCATATGGCACGCTGTGCTTATCAGTCGAGGTGAGACTAGCATCGAAAGGCACATCAACAAGAAGGAGCGCCAGCGGCTGCAGGCCAAGGGCAGA GTTTTTAGGAATCATTACAACTATGGCTGCTTGGACAACTGGAAGGTATTCCTGGGTGTGGACACAGGAAG GCACTGGCTTACTCGGGTGTTGTTACCTTCCAGTCACTTGCCCCATGGGAACGGAATGAGCTGGGATCCCCCGCCCTGGGTGACTGCTCACTCAGCCTCTGTGATGGCAGTGTGA